The nucleotide sequence AATCTACCGATTCACAAATTTTAACTGCCGCTGCACATATCTCTCCGCGTAGTTCTTCTGATAAACCCACTGATGGGGCCACTTCGATGATTTTCTGATGACGACGCTGTAAGGAACAGTCACGATCATATAAATGTACTAGGTTACCATGTAAGTCACCCAAAATCTGTACTTCAATATGCTTCGCTTTAACAATGAATTTTTCTATGAAACATTCATCTGAACCAAAAGCAGTCAAAGATTCACGTTGGGCTTCTTCTAATTTTTGTTGAAGTTCATCGCCACTATTGACAACACGCATACCGCGACCACCACCACCATGAGCAGCTTTTACGATGACGGGGTAACCCAAATCATTAGCAACTGCACGAGCGGCTTCAATATTTCTTAATGGCTCTAAGCCCCCACTCAAAATAGGAACTTCAGCTTTTTTTGCAATTTTCTTAGCGGCCATCTTGTCGCCAAGACCTTCAAGTAAAGAAACTGCTGGGCCAATAAAAGCTATACCCGCTTTTGCACAGGCTTTTGCGAATTCCGCATTCTCCGATAAAAAACCATAGCCAGGGTGAATAGCATCGACTTCTTTTTCTATCGCTAAAGCAATAATGCCTTCTATACCTAAATACGCTTTAACTGGTTCGCCTGGAGTACCCACTTGGTAGGCTTCATCGGCTTTAAATCTGTGTAAAGCAAAACGATCTTCATGAGAATAAATAGCTACTGTACGAATACCTAACTCTGTTGCCGCACGAAAGACACGAATAGCAATTTCACTTCTATTCGCGACCAAAAGTTTTTTGAACTTTTTAATTTTCAATGGTTTCTCCAAGTTTTAATTAATTTTAACCGTACTAAAGCACCGTAAAAAGCAAAAGCAAAAAAAAGAGTACACACAGAAGGGTCGAAATGGAGGATTTTTCTCAAATCCCCCATCAAACAACCTGAAACATTGGGGATTTCATTTTTACTGGTCTGATAAATTACAAAATCGAAATTTTTAGCCACGCCGGATCTACAAAAAAACTAAATCCCGGGACTACTGACTCGTAAGGGGAGGGATTTTGGAATTATGAATGTTTTAGGTAACGCAATAAGAGAACAAGTAAATCATCCATCTTGAAAGGCTTTCTAAGAAAGTCATCACAGAGTTCACTAATCTCATCTTCACTTGCTTTCATTGCTGAAGCCGTCACCGCTATCACTGGCTTATGCTTCAATAATGCTGATGATTTTATTTTTGCTGTTGCCTGGCGACCATCCATAATAGGCATCTTCATGTCCATCAAGATTAAATCTGCATCAAAATCCTCCAAGATATCTAAGGCTTCTTGGCCATTTTCTGCTTCCGCTAACTCAAATGGAAACTCCTTCAAAAATTCTTTTAGGAGCATACGATTTAAAAAAGTATCATCTACTATAAGTATCCGTGAAGCCTCAAATTTATACTTATTTTCAAGCTTAAGTGGCTGTTCTTCTCTTTTGGGTTTCAATTCAACTTTCACAGACTTAAGACTCACCGTAAACACTGAACCTTTCCCTTTCTCTGAAGCTAAACTAATAACACCACCCATTAATTGCGAGAGCTCTTTACAAATACTTAAACCTAGTCCCGTACCGCCATACTCTTTACTTATCTCTGCCGATGCCTGATTAAACGCTCCAAAAATCTTACGGTTGGCTTCTTCTCCAATACCTACCCCAGTATCTTCCACTGTAAAATCTAAATCGACTAGACCACTAGGCTTTAATTCCGCTTTCACCGCTACCTTGATATAGCCTTCATTTGTAAATTTAATCGCATTGCCAATAAGATTAAAAAGTATCTGACGAATCCTAACCTCGTCTAAAAAAACCAAATCGGGGACAGAGTCATCCACTACCACAATCAACTCTAGCCCCTTCTTTTCGATTTCGCGTGAAAAAACTGTCGTGAATTCATTCACCACGGATCGCAAATCTACATTGCTAAAGCTCAACTCTAACTTCCCAGCCTCAACTTTAGATAAATCTAAGATATCATTTATTAAATGAAGCAAAGAACGTCCACTACTATTAATTGCTTGTACATATTCTAGTGGCCCCTCCTGTTGAACTTCTTTTTCCAATAGTTCACTAAAGCCTAAAATTGCATTCATCGGAGTTCTAATTTCATGACTCACATTCGCCAAAAATTCACTCTTCATTTTATTTGCTGACTCTGCGACTAATCTCTGATCAAACTGTATCTCCGCCCTCTTATTAGCATCTTCAGCTTCTACAGCTCTTTGCTCGGCCTTATTTCGCTCGCGATTTATGGTATCTTCACGAGCTTGAATTTCTGTCAACATCTCATTAAATGAACTAGTCAATTCACCTATCTCATCTCTACCTTTATACTCAGCTCTTAAATTATATGTATGATACTGCGAAACTTTACGTGCCGTATCCGAAAGATGAATCAGAGGCGATATCAATTTTTTTAAGATCTTGAAACTCAAAAAACTGGAAACTAATATGACGACGATAAATACAGATATAACAAAATTAAGACTCTTATAGAAAGGGCCGCTCAAACTATCTAAATCATCTACAATGACAACCGTCCCCAAAAACTCTCCATCATAGATAATATCCCTTTTGACATAGAGTTTATCCTCTGCGTAAGTGAAGGCGTCATCCAATTCTTTCATTTTAAATTCTGGAATCATTTTCACTGAAGATGCATAATGAGCAAATTTCTCCCCCTCAACATAGATGGCAATTGAATCGATCGAATTAACCCCTTCCAGTGACTGAAGTATTGTAATGGCATCATCTTGATTACCAAACTCAATGGCGGCACTCGCATTCTGACCCATTATACCTGCTAAGACATAGGATTGATCTTCTAAATTTTTCTTCCTAAATTGATAGCCATTAATAGTAATCAATGCGACCGATGTAACCGTTGCAAAAAAAACGATGGCTGTTATCACAAAAAAGAAGCGAGTCTGTAAACTACGATTTAACATCACTTATTCTCCTTATTAACTGCGAGACGCAGTACTTTTGAAGAAATAGCAATATCATTTTTTTTAATTACTTGATGATTCACTTCCCAGCGAATCTTACGTGACATCGTCACAAAATTAATCATGCCTCCTGATTCTAAGAACCACTCATTGTCTGCAATTGTCAGGGGCTTATAAGGTTCATAGAGCTTGAGCACTTTTTTCTGTAGAAGAATCGCACTATCATCTATGTAAAGTAAATGAGACTTGCTCCCTTTTTCAATGTCTTTAATATTGTGATCTAGATAAACTAGTTTTACTTCGCGACCCTTAACCTGTCGCCCGGCATATTTTTTTAATGCTCCAGAAAAAGGATCTTTACCTACAACAGTGATAATGATCGGTTCTGTTTTATTTCCACTGTGCTCAAGGTATTTTAAGAATGTAAACAAGAAGGCGGCCTTAACTTCACTCTCTGTACGAGGCACAGTATCCCCGCCCAAAGCACTAGTGCACAACACCAGTAACAAAAAACTAAGATTCCTAAAAATTTTATACATTCCTACCATAATCGATTCTCTATATATTTAGAGATAGCCCCTTCTCTTCAATCATTAATATAATTAATTAAAGTAGAAATTACACCCTCAGTCAAGATATCTTAAAAAAATCGCACTCCTAAAACAATAAAAAAACAACTTTTTCAAGAAACTCTCTGCCTCTCGAAGGCTTTTCAGGCAATTATACATGAATTGCTAATGATATATTTTCACGTGGGCACATATTACAAAAAAAATCAAAGGAACAAACATGATCACAGTAATCGATTACGGTGCAGGAAACCTACGCTCCGTCTGTCTCGCTCTTGAAAGTATCAATGTCCCATGGACCATCAGTGCAGACCCCAAAGAAATCAGTGCCGCCGAACGAGTCATTTTTCCGGGCGTCGGAGCAGCGGCCTCTGCAATTAAAGTTTTACAAGAAAAAGGCTTAGAACAAGCCATCAAAGATTACGTAGCTTCAGGCAAGCCCTTCTTGGGCATCTGCTTAGGCACGCAAATAATCTTTAATTTTTCTGAAGAAGACCAAGGCACCGAGTGTTTAGGCTTAATACCTGGTAATGTCATCCACTTTGACTTTCCTCAGGACGAAAAAAGATCCGTCCCTCACATGGGCTGGAATCAGGTGAACTTTTCTAAGCCGCACCCTCTTTTCAAAGACATCGAAAACGGGAGTAACTTTTATTTTGTTCACTCTTACTACCCTTGCCCCGAAGACAAAACCATGGCGATAGCATCGACTGATTATGGCTCTATTTCATTCACCTGCGCCATCACTAAAAATAATCTTATAGCGACTCAATTTCACCCTGAAAAAAGCGGTCGTCACGGACTTCAATTACTCAAAAATTTCTCAACATGGGACGGAACTAACAATGCTAAATAAACGCCTCATTGTCTGCCTAGATGTACGTAATAAAAAAGTCACCAAAGGAATCAAATTCAAAGGCAACGTAGACATCGGTGATCCGGTGGAGATGGCTTGTCAATACGTAAATGATGGCGTCGACGAACTCGTTTTTTACGACATCACTGCCTCTGCTGAGCAACGCCCCATCGATCTTGATATGGTTCGCGATGTCGCAAAAAATGTCTTCATCCCCTTCTCTGTAGGAGGAGGAATCAGAAATGTAGATGACATGCGCAATGTACTTCTAGCTGGCGCCGAAAAAGTAAGCTTAAACTCTCTTGCCGTGCGAGATCCGCAAATCATCCACCAAGGAGCTCAACTCTTTGGCAAACAATGTATTGTTTTAGGCATGGATGCTCAGAAAGTTGAAAAATCTGAGAAATTCCCAAGTGGCTATCAAGTTGTTATCCACGGCGGAAGAACTGAAACCGAAAAAGATGCTTTAGCATGGGCTCAAGAAGCTGAACAACTAGGTGCAGGAGAAATCTGCTTAAACTCTATTGATGCTGATGGTATGAAACAAGGCTACGATTTAGAACTAACTCAATTAATTTCTAAATCGGTTCAAATTCCGGTTATTGCCAGTGGTGGCGCGGGGGACTCAGAACATCTTATAGCCGTCCTCTCTCAAACCCATGCCGAAGCAGCATTAGTCGCCAGTATGGTTCACTACGGAACACATACTTGCTCAGGCATCAAAGAAGACTTGAATAATGCTCAGATTCCTACCCGTATGGATTGGTAAAAACCTCGCAAAATCATAACTTATTGAATTCTTCAAGCCTATACAGGAGTTCAATAAGTTTTTGTCATGAGTAACAGCCCGTACGTACCCCTCCATAACCATACAGATTTCAGTATGCTGCAATCTGCCTGTACCATGCCTGCACTTATTAAAAGATTGGAGAAAGGAGGCTTTAAAGCTGCCGCTCTAACTGACTTTGGAAATATGTGTGGTTCGATTGCTTTCACTAATGGGCTCAAGAAAATTGGCATCCAGCCTATCCTTGGCTGTTTCATTTATCTAAACAATTCAAGAACTCAAAACCCTAGTAACATGAGTTCCTTCAATGGTTTGATCCTTTTGGCCAAAAATAACATTGGCTATCAAAACTTATGTAAAATCAATGCCCACTCACACCTAGAGGGTTTTCATATTAAACCGCGCATTGATCGCGCATTCCTACGACAGCACTGCGAAGGAATTATCGCCATAATCCCCTTTCACAATAGTGATATCGCCTCGGATTATGACAATAACGCCGACCCCAGTAATTCTCTGAATTTCTACATAGACGTATTCGGGAAAGAGCACCTCTTCCTAGAACTACAGAAACATAAACGCGCCGGCGACGAAGAGAAATACCCCAAAGTCATCAGTCTTGCTAAAGAAAACAATATCGGATTAGTTGCCTCACAGACAGTCTTTTACCCAGAAGAAAAAATGGCCATTCCTCACGATATAGTCTGCTGCGTTGGTGAAAAAACAGTTCATGACCCCCAAAAGCTCCGTTACCCAGAAAAGAATTACTACCTTCACCTCCCTGAAGAGATGGAAGAGCTTTTCTCTGATATCCCAGAAGCACTAGAGAACACTCGAAAAATCGCAGCTTTATGTGATGTCGAATTTGATATTCGCGAGCATTACCCCATCTACCCGATGACTAATAACCGCACTCAAGAGCAACACCTCCTAGAAATCTGTGTAGAGGGCTTAGAAAAACGCTATAATCTTGATCACAAAAACCCTAAGGATAAACGCGAAAAAGAGATCGTTGAACGAACAGACTTTGAATTAGGCGTCATCCATAAGGCCGGCTACGACTCCTATTTCTTAGTAGTTTGGGACTTTATAAATTGGTCAAAAACAAATGGCATTCCCGTAGGCCCAGGTCGTGGATCTGGCGCCGGATCAATCGTGGCCTACCTCACCGGCATTACCAATATTGATCCTATTGAATACAACTTGCTTTTCGAACGTTTCCTCAACCCCGAACGTATCTCCCCTCCGGATTTTGATATTGACTTTTGCGAGCGTCGCAGACCCGAAGTTATTGACTACGTACGCAATAAATACGGACGTGAAAAAGTAGCCCAAATTGGTACCTATGGCACCATGAAAGCCAAAGCAGTTATTAAAGATGTCACTCGTGCGCTAGGCTATGAACACACTCGTGCCGACCAAATAACAAAGCTCATACCCGAAGACTTAAAAATCACTTTACACAAAGCTCTATTTGACCCGAAAATAAAAAGTGAAGAACTCATTGCGCTTAAAGATGGCGAAGAATGGGTAAAGCAAATTATTGATAATGCCATGCCCCTTGAAGGCCTTAATAGAAACATGGGTATCCATGCTTGTGGAGTTATTATTGGCGACCAAGACTTAACTAACCTGATACCGCTCATGGCTGGCGCCAATGGCGAGGTCGTCACTCAATTCTCTGCTGGTCCTTGCGAAGACTTAGGCCTCTTAAAGATGGACTTCTTAGGCCTCAGAACTCTGACTTTAATCAAAGATACACTTGGCCTCATCAGAAAGAATCACGGTGTCGAAATTGACATCGAAACCATCCCTATTGACGACAGAAAAACTTATAAGCTTTTCCAAGAAGGAAAAACGACAGCTGTATTCCAATATGAATCTGCAGGCATGCAGAAATATATGAAAGAGTTACAACCTACAGTTTTTCCTGACTTAATCGCCATGAATGCCCTGTATCGCCCCGGCCCCATTGCTTACATACCTTCTTTCATTGAACGTAAACATGGCCGCGAAGAAATCACCTATGACTGCGAAGGCATGGATGAATACCTTAAAGAAACTTACGGGATTACAGTTTACCAAGAACAGGTGATGTTACTTTCCCAAAAACTCGGTAGCTTCACTAAAGGCGAAGCCGATACACTCAGAAAGGCCATGGGTAAAAAGAAGATGGATCTTCTTGCTCAACTCAAGCCTAAGTTCCTTGACCAAGGCGAAGCTAATGGTCACAATCGTAAAAAACTGGAAGAAACTTGGGAAAAATGGGAAGCCTTTGCCTCTTACGCCTTTAATAAATCTCACTCAACTTGCTATGCATGGGTCGCCTATCAAACGGCTTACCTAAAATCTCACTACCCTGCTGAATTCATGGCCGCCGTTATGACTTCGGAACTTGGCAATGCTGATAAAATTACTTTTTTCTTAGAAGAATGCCGTAACTTGGGTATCAAAGTCCTCCCTCCACACGTCAATAAAAGCCAAGTCTCTTTCTCCGTAGAGAACGGCGCCATTCGTTTTGCTTTAGGCGCCATTAAAGGTGTCGGCACTGCCGCATCAGAAACCATTGTAAAACTCCGCGATCAAGGCGAATACGAAAGCTTCATGAACTTGTGTGAACGCGTAGGGCACACCAACGTCAGTCGCAAAGTCTTAGAAGGCATCATTGCAGCCGGAGGAATGGATGAATTTGGAAATAAACGCTCGGCTCTCACCCAGTTTATTGATAGAGCGTTAGAACACTCAAGCTCGAAGGCCAACGATTTAGCCATGGGACAAATGAGCCTTTTTGCAGATATTGAGGAAGTCAATACTATTTCTCCTGATGATAACATGCCTGAATGGGACCTACGCTATAAGCTAGACCTGGAAAAAACACTTTTAGGTTTCTATGCCACAGGCCACCCTGTTGGTGAACATAAACAACTTATCAAAAAATTCAGTTCGGCCTCTATTGCAAAACTCAAGAGCCAAAGCGAAGATCGTGTGGCTGCCCGTCTTGGAGTCATGATTTCTAACCTCAACCTTAGAAAAACCAAAAAAGGAAAAACTTTTGCTTCCTTTAACGCCGAAGATCTAAGTGATGGAATTGAATGTATCTGTTGGGACTATGATAAAAATAGCGAAGCTTTACAGGAGAATGCGACCATCCTCATTGATGCTGAATTTGCACGTGAACCTCGAACTCAGCTCATCGTTCGCAACGCTATGCCTATCCACCAATCTGTATCTGCTTATACTGAACAAACATTAATCATCATTCAGGAAGAAAACCTTCTACCCGAAAACGAAGAGAAGTTCAAAGCTTTGTGCACGGAAAACATTAATATCGTCAATGATTATGAGCAGCGCCTACTCGCTCAAACTGCCTTGAATATGGTCCACAAAAACCAAAGTGATTTACTTCCGAAATTTGAAAAATATCTCACTGATTGCTTTTCTCAGAACTCCAATCGCCTACAACTAGAGCAATTGATTACCACGGCTGATTTCGCATGCTTCAATCAAAACACGCTACTTCAGCCCGATCAAAAACGAAAACTATTACACTTTTTAAAAGATATTCGTTCAACCCATAAGCTCTATATCCGCGTATTAACTAAGGACGACAAAGAAATTTGGCTAGAGCCCTCTAATGCAAAAAACTTTTTGCCTACATGGGATTTCATAAACGATGTAAATGATATTTTAGGCATGGGCTCCATCAAAATCAAAGCCAGTCCATATCAAGGTGAAATCAGGAAACAATACCGCCCTGCGAGCTCTAAATGATACGTGTTTTATTTTTTTTATCTCTCCTGGCCAGTAGCTACGCGGCGGATTCTACCCCTCTGAATAATGAAGACTTCCTCTCCGTATTAAACAAAAAAACTCTGCAAATCAAAAAATCGACTTATAGCCTATACCATAAGGGCCAGCAAATCGCCTTAGCATGTGCTTTTAGCGAGAAGGGTTACCTGATTACTTCTTTAAAAGAATTTAAAGAAAACATCATGATCCAAGATGAACGAGGCGGCTTATATCCTATCGACCTCATTGGGCGCGACAGCAAAAGTCACATCAGCGTCATTCAAGCTCCTTTTAAACTAAGCCCCCCTCTTTCCACAAGGTAACAATCAACACCGGTAAATTCCTCACTGCTATGGACAACAAAAATGCCTTTGCACTTGGCATTGTTTCTTTAGCTCCCTACGAAACTATACAAAGTAACTTTTATCACAGCATTCGATTTCCTTTACAAGCACGTCCAAAGATCCTCTTCGTAGAAGCGAACTCACCCGAAGAAAAAGCAGGATTAAAAGTGGGCGATATAATAAATTCCATCAATGGCGACCTCATGTTTTCAGGAACAGATACCTTGAATAAACTTTTATCCCTCAAAATTAACGAGCAAATAAAAATGGACATCATCCGTGGAGGGAAAATATTTAAAACTACCTACACTCCTGATAGAGCTAAGCAATACAACACCTTACCAAAGCGAATGGTCTTTCAGCATGACATCCCTTTACTCGCTAATCAGTACGGCGGCCCGGTCTGCTTTATAAATGGAACATTTGCGGGGATTTCCCTAGATTATGCAACTCCTTCTGGAAATTACGCTATTAAACCTAAGGACTGTGCGACAATCGCAAAATCTCTGATAAAAAAATGGACCCAAGACCGTGCAAGTAAATGAACAGGCGTGGCGAAACAAAGCTACTCTTCATCAAAACGAAGTCGAATCACTCACAACTGAATGGCGTCAATACAGGGATTCAGGACAGAAACACCCCATTTTAGATTTTCTATTTTCTTATTACAACTTAAAAATAAGCCGTCTACGCCTATGGAGCCCCGGCCCCGAAATTACCCTTGAAGGAGAACACGATGGCGAGCTTCTTTTTGGCTATTATCACTCAAATGAAACAAGCTTTAAACTTGATCCAAGTCGCTTTCCCTTACAGCGACTAAAGAACTTTAAATGGATTTCCGAACTACTTAAAAAAACAAGTCAAAAAACGCCCGTATTTAATTGCTACGGCGTCCATGAATGGTGCATGATCTATAAATCTGAGTCCAAGCGCCACGAAGAGCTCCCGTTACGCATCAGCTCTAAAGTTCTCGAAGATTTTGTCGAGAATACTCCTTGCCAATGTACTCATTTTGATGCTTATCGTTTTTTCACAGAAGATGCGGCTCCCATGATTCAACATCCCCTAGAGAGAGCTAATCAAGAACAGTATGAGCAAAGCGGGTGCCTACATGCTAACATGGATCTTTATAAATGGGCCTATAAACTCTATCCATTCATGTCAGGAGATCTTTTACTCCGTTGTTTTAAACTTGCCATTGAATGCCGGTACTTAGATATGCAAGCATCCCCCTACGATCTAAGCGACTTCAATATGATACCCATCGCAGTCGATACTCCTCAAGGTAAAGAAAAATACGTCAGCGAACAACACCGACTCAAAAAAATAGCGGATCCATTGAGACTTGAGTTAGCAGCTGCCTATGATAAGCTCATTCAACTTTGCGACGACGTCCCTAAGACTTAAAGAAACCTGTTATATCATATTTTTGACAGAAGTATAGCAAGCCTAAAATAGCCCCCATAGAACTCGCCACTGACGTTAACAACACACGTGTCACTCGATTCTTCATCCATCCTTTCACAGATCCAAAATCATCCAATAAATTCTCAAAATCGCCTGCCGTTGGCTTGCGCTTAATAGCCTCACTAACCCCTGTTATCATTCCTACTCCCAAAGCAGGATGCAAAATGGTAATGGGCGCTGAGACAAAGGCTAAAAATATTGACCAGGGATGACTTAACACGACCAGAGCGCCTATTGCTGCTCCTCCGCCCGTAATTAAGACGTACGAGAGTATCAGATCTTTAATCTGTTCAAAATCGAGAAAAAACATTCCTGCTACGCCACCTATGACTAACAAGGCAGGGAATGCATATTTAAAAAACTTAGACATCATTCCTGGCTGAGGCATTTCTTCTAAAGAAGCTAAATCAATCTCATCATTCCAATGACGTAACATCCCAGGAACGTGCCCGGCTCCAACGACCGCTACCATTTTTTTTGCATCACACTGTTGTAATTTTTTCACCATGTA is from Lentisphaera profundi and encodes:
- a CDS encoding ATP-binding protein codes for the protein MLNRSLQTRFFFVITAIVFFATVTSVALITINGYQFRKKNLEDQSYVLAGIMGQNASAAIEFGNQDDAITILQSLEGVNSIDSIAIYVEGEKFAHYASSVKMIPEFKMKELDDAFTYAEDKLYVKRDIIYDGEFLGTVVIVDDLDSLSGPFYKSLNFVISVFIVVILVSSFLSFKILKKLISPLIHLSDTARKVSQYHTYNLRAEYKGRDEIGELTSSFNEMLTEIQAREDTINRERNKAEQRAVEAEDANKRAEIQFDQRLVAESANKMKSEFLANVSHEIRTPMNAILGFSELLEKEVQQEGPLEYVQAINSSGRSLLHLINDILDLSKVEAGKLELSFSNVDLRSVVNEFTTVFSREIEKKGLELIVVVDDSVPDLVFLDEVRIRQILFNLIGNAIKFTNEGYIKVAVKAELKPSGLVDLDFTVEDTGVGIGEEANRKIFGAFNQASAEISKEYGGTGLGLSICKELSQLMGGVISLASEKGKGSVFTVSLKSVKVELKPKREEQPLKLENKYKFEASRILIVDDTFLNRMLLKEFLKEFPFELAEAENGQEALDILEDFDADLILMDMKMPIMDGRQATAKIKSSALLKHKPVIAVTASAMKASEDEISELCDDFLRKPFKMDDLLVLLLRYLKHS
- a CDS encoding YfiR family protein, whose amino-acid sequence is MYKIFRNLSFLLLVLCTSALGGDTVPRTESEVKAAFLFTFLKYLEHSGNKTEPIIITVVGKDPFSGALKKYAGRQVKGREVKLVYLDHNIKDIEKGSKSHLLYIDDSAILLQKKVLKLYEPYKPLTIADNEWFLESGGMINFVTMSRKIRWEVNHQVIKKNDIAISSKVLRLAVNKENK
- the hisH gene encoding imidazole glycerol phosphate synthase subunit HisH codes for the protein MITVIDYGAGNLRSVCLALESINVPWTISADPKEISAAERVIFPGVGAAASAIKVLQEKGLEQAIKDYVASGKPFLGICLGTQIIFNFSEEDQGTECLGLIPGNVIHFDFPQDEKRSVPHMGWNQVNFSKPHPLFKDIENGSNFYFVHSYYPCPEDKTMAIASTDYGSISFTCAITKNNLIATQFHPEKSGRHGLQLLKNFSTWDGTNNAK
- the hisF gene encoding imidazole glycerol phosphate synthase subunit HisF, whose translation is MLNKRLIVCLDVRNKKVTKGIKFKGNVDIGDPVEMACQYVNDGVDELVFYDITASAEQRPIDLDMVRDVAKNVFIPFSVGGGIRNVDDMRNVLLAGAEKVSLNSLAVRDPQIIHQGAQLFGKQCIVLGMDAQKVEKSEKFPSGYQVVIHGGRTETEKDALAWAQEAEQLGAGEICLNSIDADGMKQGYDLELTQLISKSVQIPVIASGGAGDSEHLIAVLSQTHAEAALVASMVHYGTHTCSGIKEDLNNAQIPTRMDW
- the dnaE gene encoding DNA polymerase III subunit alpha translates to MSNSPYVPLHNHTDFSMLQSACTMPALIKRLEKGGFKAAALTDFGNMCGSIAFTNGLKKIGIQPILGCFIYLNNSRTQNPSNMSSFNGLILLAKNNIGYQNLCKINAHSHLEGFHIKPRIDRAFLRQHCEGIIAIIPFHNSDIASDYDNNADPSNSLNFYIDVFGKEHLFLELQKHKRAGDEEKYPKVISLAKENNIGLVASQTVFYPEEKMAIPHDIVCCVGEKTVHDPQKLRYPEKNYYLHLPEEMEELFSDIPEALENTRKIAALCDVEFDIREHYPIYPMTNNRTQEQHLLEICVEGLEKRYNLDHKNPKDKREKEIVERTDFELGVIHKAGYDSYFLVVWDFINWSKTNGIPVGPGRGSGAGSIVAYLTGITNIDPIEYNLLFERFLNPERISPPDFDIDFCERRRPEVIDYVRNKYGREKVAQIGTYGTMKAKAVIKDVTRALGYEHTRADQITKLIPEDLKITLHKALFDPKIKSEELIALKDGEEWVKQIIDNAMPLEGLNRNMGIHACGVIIGDQDLTNLIPLMAGANGEVVTQFSAGPCEDLGLLKMDFLGLRTLTLIKDTLGLIRKNHGVEIDIETIPIDDRKTYKLFQEGKTTAVFQYESAGMQKYMKELQPTVFPDLIAMNALYRPGPIAYIPSFIERKHGREEITYDCEGMDEYLKETYGITVYQEQVMLLSQKLGSFTKGEADTLRKAMGKKKMDLLAQLKPKFLDQGEANGHNRKKLEETWEKWEAFASYAFNKSHSTCYAWVAYQTAYLKSHYPAEFMAAVMTSELGNADKITFFLEECRNLGIKVLPPHVNKSQVSFSVENGAIRFALGAIKGVGTAASETIVKLRDQGEYESFMNLCERVGHTNVSRKVLEGIIAAGGMDEFGNKRSALTQFIDRALEHSSSKANDLAMGQMSLFADIEEVNTISPDDNMPEWDLRYKLDLEKTLLGFYATGHPVGEHKQLIKKFSSASIAKLKSQSEDRVAARLGVMISNLNLRKTKKGKTFASFNAEDLSDGIECICWDYDKNSEALQENATILIDAEFAREPRTQLIVRNAMPIHQSVSAYTEQTLIIIQEENLLPENEEKFKALCTENINIVNDYEQRLLAQTALNMVHKNQSDLLPKFEKYLTDCFSQNSNRLQLEQLITTADFACFNQNTLLQPDQKRKLLHFLKDIRSTHKLYIRVLTKDDKEIWLEPSNAKNFLPTWDFINDVNDILGMGSIKIKASPYQGEIRKQYRPASSK
- a CDS encoding PDZ domain-containing protein, translated to MDNKNAFALGIVSLAPYETIQSNFYHSIRFPLQARPKILFVEANSPEEKAGLKVGDIINSINGDLMFSGTDTLNKLLSLKINEQIKMDIIRGGKIFKTTYTPDRAKQYNTLPKRMVFQHDIPLLANQYGGPVCFINGTFAGISLDYATPSGNYAIKPKDCATIAKSLIKKWTQDRASK